The proteins below come from a single Synechococcus sp. WH 8101 genomic window:
- the rlmB gene encoding 23S rRNA (guanosine(2251)-2'-O)-methyltransferase RlmB — translation MSFRSDRRSPGGAGRSSRPYRSRRDGAGQGDDRPPSDGRREDRYRRDRADRGRPDRERPDRERSFRERPSRDRFDRGRPERDRPDRFNREEHSPREPRWNQEGRSDRTGRFDRDQRKPMSSRPERSRPDYRRGPQRAGWTPPERAAAPALAPEASSHAAEPPADDLLWGRHATQAALEAGRPIHRIWCTSDMRSAPRFMGLLREAKASGVLVEEVTWARLGQITGGAVHQGIALQTAAAETLDLPTLIEGCASLGEPPLLLALDGLTDPHNLGAIVRSAEALGAHGVVLPQRRSAGLTGSVAKVAAGALEHLPVARVVNLNRSLESLKDAGYRVVGLAEEGDLTLAEADLEGPLVVVTGSEGDGLSLLTRRHCDQLIRIPLRGITPSLNASVATALCLYEVARRGWMKDLRGQAPSPAIRRPRFSNAAQAPNPEAPNPEAPAPESSPAEGLSADVVHLDLNRTEQDNASAPSPAVFDGSIEL, via the coding sequence ATGAGCTTCCGTTCTGATCGCCGTTCGCCAGGAGGAGCGGGTCGCTCCAGTCGTCCTTACCGCAGCCGTCGCGATGGGGCTGGCCAGGGCGATGACCGACCGCCCAGCGATGGCCGCCGCGAGGACCGCTATCGCCGCGACCGTGCCGACCGAGGTCGCCCGGATCGGGAGCGCCCGGATCGCGAACGCTCGTTTCGGGAGCGCCCCAGTCGCGATCGATTCGATCGGGGTCGCCCGGAGCGTGACCGCCCCGATCGCTTCAACCGAGAGGAGCACTCCCCGCGGGAGCCGCGTTGGAATCAAGAGGGCCGTTCTGATCGAACAGGTCGCTTTGATCGGGATCAGCGCAAGCCGATGTCTTCTCGCCCAGAACGCTCCCGCCCCGACTACCGCCGCGGACCCCAGCGTGCCGGTTGGACCCCACCGGAGCGCGCCGCTGCGCCTGCGCTTGCGCCTGAAGCCAGCAGCCATGCGGCCGAGCCGCCGGCCGATGATCTGCTCTGGGGTCGACACGCCACCCAGGCCGCGCTGGAGGCGGGACGGCCGATTCATCGCATCTGGTGCACCTCCGACATGCGCAGTGCGCCTCGATTCATGGGCCTGCTGCGGGAGGCGAAGGCCTCTGGAGTGCTGGTGGAAGAGGTCACCTGGGCCCGGCTGGGCCAGATCACCGGCGGTGCGGTGCATCAGGGCATCGCCCTGCAGACCGCCGCTGCGGAAACCCTCGATCTCCCGACCCTGATCGAAGGTTGTGCCTCCCTGGGGGAACCCCCCCTTCTTCTGGCTCTTGATGGCCTCACCGATCCCCACAACCTGGGTGCGATTGTTCGATCTGCCGAGGCTCTCGGCGCCCACGGTGTGGTGTTGCCCCAGCGACGCAGTGCCGGTCTGACTGGATCGGTGGCGAAGGTGGCGGCTGGGGCGCTGGAACACCTTCCCGTTGCCCGGGTGGTGAATCTGAATCGTTCCCTCGAAAGCCTGAAGGATGCGGGGTATCGGGTGGTCGGTCTGGCTGAAGAGGGGGATCTGACCCTGGCCGAGGCTGATCTGGAGGGGCCCCTGGTGGTGGTCACCGGTTCGGAGGGTGATGGCCTCTCGCTGTTGACTCGTCGTCACTGCGATCAACTGATCCGCATTCCTTTGCGCGGGATCACCCCGAGTCTCAATGCCTCGGTGGCCACGGCACTGTGCCTCTACGAGGTTGCCCGCCGCGGCTGGATGAAGGATCTGCGCGGTCAGGCCCCCTCCCCTGCGATCCGGCGCCCCCGCTTCAGCAACGCCGCCCAGGCGCCCAACCCCGAGGCGCCCAACCCCGAGGCGCCAGCGCC
- a CDS encoding ribonuclease III domain-containing protein has translation MSDWIRAQATQVGIADGLGPLQLAWLGDAVWELHQRLRHCRRPGRSDDLHRAVVAEVKAAAQADLLERLDPLLTDQERDWVRRGRNRAGRGPRRGEASIYGRATGFETMVGWLFLQNPARLAELLDRLEETDTALP, from the coding sequence TTGAGCGACTGGATCCGTGCCCAGGCGACCCAGGTCGGCATCGCCGATGGTCTTGGGCCACTTCAGCTGGCCTGGCTGGGTGATGCGGTGTGGGAACTGCATCAGCGCTTGCGCCACTGCCGGCGTCCGGGACGCTCCGATGACCTGCATCGGGCGGTGGTGGCGGAGGTGAAAGCAGCAGCCCAGGCCGATCTGCTCGAGCGGCTTGATCCCCTGCTCACCGACCAGGAGAGGGATTGGGTGCGCCGGGGGCGGAATCGCGCCGGTCGTGGGCCCCGGCGCGGTGAGGCGTCGATTTATGGCCGGGCCACGGGATTTGAGACAATGGTGGGCTGGCTCTTTTTGCAGAATCCGGCGCGGCTTGCCGAGCTTTTGGATCGACTCGAGGAGACCGACACCGCCCTGCCATAG
- a CDS encoding STAS domain-containing protein codes for MTVSLRGGFEQRDRCLVFHFTGQLDAYSEKQFLAYVGDVLQTNKSAVVVDLSKIDFIDSSGLGAMVQLAKQCNDGKRSFLVVGNARVIQTVKLVRLEEFLHLVPDLESAMNQLAA; via the coding sequence TTGACCGTTTCTCTGCGCGGCGGTTTCGAGCAACGGGACCGTTGCCTGGTCTTCCATTTCACCGGCCAGCTGGACGCCTATTCCGAGAAGCAGTTCCTGGCCTATGTGGGCGACGTGCTGCAGACCAACAAGTCTGCTGTCGTTGTGGATCTGAGCAAGATCGATTTCATCGATTCCTCCGGTCTGGGGGCGATGGTGCAGCTCGCCAAGCAGTGCAACGACGGGAAGCGCAGCTTCCTGGTGGTTGGCAATGCCCGGGTGATTCAGACGGTGAAACTGGTGCGTCTGGAGGAGTTTCTCCATCTGGTTCCCGATCTGGAGAGCGCCATGAATCAGCTGGCGGCTTGA
- the carA gene encoding glutamine-hydrolyzing carbamoyl-phosphate synthase small subunit, with protein sequence MTVADSGAQARATARLVLADGTVFEGLACGARGSVVGEVVFNTGMTGYQEVLTDPSYAGQLVTFTYPELGNTGVNPDDQEAERPHARGLIARQLAPRPSNWRCHQTLPDWLDAHGVVGIHGIDTRALVRHLRETGAMNGVISSDGQSPQALLDTVRSAPSMQGLNLADQVSTEHPYTWTSACSAAFDQRLQPSPSQRYRVVAIDFGIKRAILDRLVGHGCDVTVMPADVDLATVLAQQPEGVFLSNGPGDPAAVTNGIGLARDLLAEKNLPLFGICLGHQILGLALGGSTFKLTYGHRGLNHPCGTTGQVEITSQNHGFALDGASLDPEAIAITHFNLNDRTVAAMAHRHQPVFGVQYHPEASPGPHDADHHFARFVALMAERR encoded by the coding sequence ATGACTGTTGCTGATTCAGGCGCTCAGGCCAGAGCGACGGCGCGACTCGTTCTGGCCGATGGCACCGTGTTTGAAGGGCTGGCCTGCGGTGCCCGGGGGTCGGTGGTGGGCGAAGTGGTGTTCAACACCGGCATGACCGGGTACCAGGAGGTGCTGACCGACCCCAGTTATGCCGGCCAGCTGGTCACATTCACCTATCCCGAACTGGGCAACACCGGCGTCAATCCAGACGATCAGGAGGCGGAGAGGCCCCACGCCCGAGGACTGATCGCTCGGCAGCTGGCACCCCGTCCCAGCAACTGGCGCTGCCATCAGACGCTGCCCGACTGGCTCGACGCCCATGGTGTGGTGGGCATCCATGGCATCGACACACGGGCCCTGGTGCGTCATCTGCGCGAGACCGGTGCCATGAATGGCGTCATCAGCAGTGATGGGCAGTCGCCCCAGGCTTTGCTCGACACCGTGCGCTCCGCTCCGTCGATGCAGGGGTTGAACCTGGCCGATCAGGTTTCCACCGAGCATCCCTACACCTGGACAAGCGCCTGTTCGGCCGCCTTTGATCAGCGGTTGCAGCCCTCGCCCTCCCAGCGGTATCGCGTTGTGGCGATCGATTTCGGCATCAAGCGGGCGATTCTCGATCGGTTGGTGGGCCATGGCTGCGATGTGACCGTGATGCCTGCCGATGTCGATCTAGCCACGGTGCTAGCCCAACAGCCCGAAGGGGTGTTCCTCTCCAACGGCCCTGGTGATCCCGCCGCTGTGACCAACGGCATCGGCCTGGCCCGCGACCTGCTGGCTGAGAAGAACCTGCCTTTGTTCGGGATCTGCCTCGGCCATCAGATTCTCGGCCTCGCCCTGGGGGGCTCCACCTTCAAGCTCACTTACGGCCATCGTGGTCTGAACCATCCGTGCGGCACCACCGGACAGGTGGAAATCACCAGCCAGAACCATGGCTTTGCTCTCGATGGTGCATCGCTCGATCCTGAGGCGATCGCCATCACCCACTTCAACCTGAACGACCGCACCGTGGCGGCCATGGCCCATCGTCATCAACCGGTTTTCGGGGTGCAGTACCACCCGGAAGCCAGTCCAGGTCCCCACGATGCCGACCATCACTTCGCTCGATTTGTGGCGTTGATGGCGGAACGGCGCTGA
- the trpD gene encoding anthranilate phosphoribosyltransferase produces the protein MATASAPWPRLLDRLLEGEQLLPSDAAALMEAWLAEELTPVQTGAFLAALRARGAQGGELAAMAEVLRRACPLPCARPEGLLVDTCGTGGDGADTFNISTAVAFTAVACGAVVAKHGNRSASGRVGSADVLEGLGLHLQADARQVVEALPAVGVTFLFAPAWHPALVNLAPLRRSLGVRTVFNLLGPLVNPLLPDGQVLGVARADLLDPMAEALQQLGQRRAVVVHGAGGLDEASLAGPNAVRIVEEGRIRAETLAPGDFGLREAPLSALKGGDLELNQAILRELLQGRGSEAQRDVVAFNTALVLWVAGVEMDLRSGVDRAITALAEGRAWKRLEQLRQALDPAEEE, from the coding sequence ATGGCCACTGCCTCCGCCCCCTGGCCCCGTTTGCTCGATCGCCTGCTCGAGGGTGAGCAGCTTCTGCCCTCGGATGCCGCGGCGCTGATGGAGGCCTGGCTGGCGGAGGAGCTCACCCCGGTTCAGACCGGAGCCTTCCTGGCGGCCCTGCGAGCGCGGGGGGCGCAGGGGGGAGAGCTGGCGGCCATGGCCGAGGTGCTGCGCCGGGCTTGTCCCCTGCCCTGCGCCCGCCCCGAGGGCCTGCTGGTCGATACCTGCGGCACCGGTGGTGATGGCGCCGACACCTTCAATATCTCCACTGCGGTGGCTTTCACCGCAGTGGCCTGCGGCGCGGTGGTGGCCAAACACGGCAATCGCAGCGCCAGTGGTCGGGTGGGCTCGGCCGATGTTCTGGAAGGCCTGGGGTTGCACTTGCAGGCTGACGCCCGCCAGGTGGTGGAGGCGCTGCCCGCCGTGGGCGTCACCTTTCTCTTTGCTCCGGCCTGGCATCCGGCCCTGGTCAATCTGGCGCCGTTGCGGCGCAGCCTTGGCGTGCGCACCGTGTTCAACCTGCTCGGTCCGCTGGTCAATCCCCTTCTGCCCGATGGTCAGGTGCTCGGTGTGGCCCGCGCGGATCTGCTTGATCCGATGGCGGAGGCCCTGCAGCAGCTCGGGCAACGGCGCGCTGTGGTGGTGCATGGCGCCGGCGGTTTAGATGAAGCCTCCCTGGCCGGCCCCAATGCCGTGCGCATCGTGGAGGAGGGCCGGATCCGCGCCGAAACCCTGGCGCCCGGAGATTTCGGCCTGCGGGAGGCGCCGTTGTCGGCCCTCAAGGGCGGAGATCTGGAGCTGAATCAGGCGATCCTGCGCGAGCTGTTGCAGGGGCGGGGCAGCGAAGCGCAGCGGGATGTGGTGGCGTTCAACACGGCGCTGGTGCTCTGGGTGGCTGGCGTGGAGATGGATCTGCGATCCGGTGTCGATCGCGCCATCACCGCCCTGGCGGAGGGGCGAGCCTGGAAGCGTCTGGAGCAGCTGCGCCAGGCGCTGGACCCCGCCGAGGAAGAATGA
- a CDS encoding ABC transporter ATP-binding protein has translation MAAFRIDLIGRYLRPHRRTVLFGAVALVIVNVLSVTIPLEVRRIIDELQGGFAVSDVLRQAGWIVLLASTMAVVRLISRQLVFGVGRQVEVDLRQKLFERMLEQEPGWVQQTGSGEVISRATSDVENVRRLLGFAVLSLTNTALAYAFTLPAMLAIDPGLTVAAIALYPVMLGAVRLFGGRMMRQQRRQQEELAGLSDLIQEDLSGIAAIKIYGQEPQEQAAFGERNLRYRDSAIHLARTRSTLFPLLEGISSISLLLLLALGSGQLERGSLTIGGLVALILYVERLVFPTALLGFTLNTFQTGQVSLERVEELLKREPQISDPITPQQPTTPARGRIEARNLHIRYDGSNRDTLNGLSFVVEPGELVAVVGPVGCGKTTLARALGRMVTVPEGELFIDGCDVTQLRLTDLRSLIALVPQEGYLFTSTLADNLRYGEPSAPLEAVEAAAAEARLLDDVRGFPDGFDTLVGERGITLSGGQRQRTALGRALIMSSPVLVLDDALASVDNNTAAAILASVRAQRQRTILMISHQLSAAAACDRILVIEDGQLVQQGHHSVLVEEDGAYRRLWEREQAAERLEAVA, from the coding sequence ATGGCAGCCTTTCGCATTGACCTGATCGGCCGATATCTGAGGCCCCATCGCCGCACCGTCCTGTTCGGCGCTGTGGCCCTGGTGATCGTCAATGTGCTGAGCGTCACGATTCCCCTCGAAGTGCGGCGGATCATCGACGAGCTCCAAGGCGGCTTCGCGGTGAGCGATGTGCTGCGTCAGGCGGGCTGGATCGTGCTCCTGGCGAGCACCATGGCCGTGGTGCGGCTGATCTCGCGGCAGCTCGTCTTCGGCGTGGGCCGCCAGGTGGAGGTGGACCTGCGCCAGAAACTGTTTGAACGGATGCTCGAGCAGGAACCGGGCTGGGTGCAACAGACAGGCAGCGGCGAAGTGATCAGCCGGGCCACCAGCGATGTGGAGAACGTGCGACGCCTGCTTGGTTTCGCCGTGCTCAGCCTCACCAACACCGCCCTGGCCTATGCCTTCACCCTGCCGGCGATGCTGGCGATCGATCCAGGGCTGACCGTCGCGGCGATCGCCCTTTATCCGGTGATGCTCGGAGCCGTGCGTCTGTTCGGGGGGCGGATGATGCGCCAGCAGCGGCGCCAGCAGGAGGAACTGGCCGGCCTCAGCGATCTGATCCAGGAAGACCTCTCCGGCATCGCCGCCATCAAGATCTACGGACAGGAGCCTCAGGAACAGGCCGCCTTCGGGGAACGGAACCTGCGCTACAGGGATTCCGCCATCCACCTGGCGCGCACCCGCAGCACCCTGTTCCCCCTGCTCGAGGGCATCTCCTCGATTTCACTGCTGCTGCTGCTTGCCCTGGGCAGCGGCCAGCTGGAGCGGGGCAGTCTCACGATCGGCGGCCTGGTGGCCCTCATTCTTTATGTGGAGCGGCTGGTGTTCCCCACCGCCCTGCTGGGCTTCACCCTCAACACCTTCCAGACCGGTCAGGTGAGTCTGGAGCGGGTGGAGGAACTGCTGAAACGGGAGCCTCAGATCAGCGATCCGATCACACCCCAGCAACCAACAACGCCAGCGCGGGGACGGATCGAAGCCAGAAACCTCCACATCCGCTACGACGGCAGCAACCGCGACACACTCAACGGCCTCTCGTTTGTGGTGGAGCCCGGCGAGCTGGTGGCGGTGGTGGGCCCCGTGGGCTGCGGTAAAACCACCCTGGCTCGGGCCCTCGGCCGCATGGTGACTGTGCCGGAGGGGGAGCTGTTCATCGACGGTTGCGACGTGACCCAGCTGCGCCTCACAGACCTTCGTAGCCTCATCGCCCTGGTGCCCCAGGAGGGGTATCTGTTCACGAGCACCCTGGCGGACAACCTGCGCTACGGCGAACCATCCGCCCCCCTGGAAGCGGTGGAGGCGGCGGCAGCGGAAGCGCGCCTGCTGGATGACGTGCGCGGCTTTCCGGATGGCTTCGACACCCTGGTGGGTGAACGGGGGATCACCCTGAGCGGCGGCCAGCGGCAGCGCACCGCCCTGGGGCGGGCCCTGATCATGTCGTCTCCGGTGCTTGTGCTCGACGATGCCCTGGCCAGTGTTGACAACAACACGGCGGCGGCAATCCTGGCGTCGGTGCGCGCCCAGCGGCAGCGCACGATTCTGATGATCAGCCATCAACTCTCCGCCGCTGCAGCCTGCGATCGGATCCTGGTGATCGAAGACGGTCAGCTGGTGCAGCAAGGTCATCACAGCGTGTTGGTGGAGGAGGACGGCGCCTATCGACGCCTCTGGGAGCGGGAACAGGCTGCGGAACGTCTCGAAGCGGTGGCCTGA
- the msrA gene encoding peptide-methionine (S)-S-oxide reductase MsrA — protein MLPSWLTGQPAAADAGAADRHAVLKTPLHAALMDDQEEALFGCGCFWGAEKGFWRLPGVVTTTVGYAGGNSPSPSYQQVCSGRTGHAEIVRVVWSTPAIDFSDLLKLFWECHDPTQGDRQGNDRGSQYRSAIFTTTAHQLELAQASKEAYQQALSEQGLGHITTDIRPDQTYYPAETYHQQYLAKPGSRPYCSAMPTGVPLKDFPGAAYKLPARVWSHYDWSIDHCVLRGENAPIQLA, from the coding sequence ATGCTTCCTTCCTGGTTGACCGGACAGCCGGCGGCGGCCGATGCCGGCGCCGCTGATCGCCATGCGGTGTTGAAGACACCGCTGCATGCGGCCTTGATGGACGACCAGGAAGAAGCCCTGTTCGGTTGCGGTTGCTTCTGGGGCGCAGAAAAGGGGTTCTGGCGCCTCCCGGGCGTGGTGACCACCACGGTGGGGTACGCCGGCGGCAACAGTCCATCGCCCAGCTATCAACAGGTGTGCAGCGGTCGCACCGGCCACGCCGAGATCGTGCGCGTGGTGTGGAGCACGCCAGCGATCGATTTCAGCGATCTGCTCAAGCTCTTCTGGGAATGCCACGACCCAACCCAGGGGGATCGCCAGGGGAACGACCGCGGCAGCCAATACCGCTCGGCAATTTTCACCACCACAGCGCACCAGCTGGAGCTGGCCCAGGCCAGCAAGGAGGCCTATCAGCAGGCCCTGAGCGAGCAGGGGCTGGGCCACATCACCACCGACATCCGCCCAGATCAGACCTACTACCCCGCGGAGACGTATCACCAGCAATACCTGGCCAAACCGGGCAGCCGCCCCTACTGCTCGGCCATGCCCACCGGCGTGCCTCTCAAAGACTTCCCGGGTGCGGCCTACAAACTGCCCGCCCGGGTGTGGAGCCACTACGACTGGTCGATCGACCACTGTGTGCTGCGGGGTGAGAACGCTCCGATCCAGCTGGCCTGA
- a CDS encoding Crp/Fnr family transcriptional regulator, protein MVAVPSRDSARRRDGFRDLLEANYQKRNLVHLSAGSVVPLLKNNLWLVVRGMVKLGAVSVHGDELLLGLAGPNEPFGEPLSTVEAYEAVTLTDCDLLCLTMAEVEQSPALATAMLEAIAVRYRQAEYLLSLLGLRRVEERVRGFLELLAQDYGQVCEDGLRLNLRLTHQEMASALSTTRVTVTRVIGLLRDEGWLKIDDQRHLVISHLPRR, encoded by the coding sequence ATGGTTGCCGTTCCCTCCCGCGACAGTGCTCGCCGTCGAGACGGCTTCCGAGATCTGCTCGAGGCGAATTATCAGAAACGCAATCTGGTGCATCTCTCGGCCGGCAGCGTGGTGCCCCTCCTGAAAAACAACCTTTGGTTGGTGGTGCGCGGCATGGTGAAGCTCGGCGCTGTGTCGGTGCATGGCGATGAGCTGCTGCTGGGTCTCGCTGGCCCCAATGAGCCCTTTGGTGAGCCCCTGAGCACGGTGGAGGCCTATGAAGCCGTCACGCTCACCGACTGCGATCTGCTCTGTTTAACGATGGCTGAGGTGGAGCAGTCACCCGCGCTGGCCACGGCGATGTTGGAGGCGATTGCCGTGCGCTACCGCCAGGCTGAATACCTGTTGTCGCTGCTGGGGTTACGTCGGGTTGAGGAGCGGGTGCGCGGGTTTCTTGAATTGCTCGCTCAGGATTACGGCCAGGTGTGTGAGGACGGTCTGCGCCTCAATCTGCGCCTCACCCATCAGGAGATGGCCAGTGCCCTCAGCACCACCCGGGTGACCGTGACTCGGGTGATCGGTTTGTTGCGGGATGAAGGCTGGTTGAAGATCGATGATCAGCGTCATCTGGTGATCAGCCATCTGCCCCGGCGTTGA
- the pstS gene encoding phosphate ABC transporter substrate-binding protein PstS codes for MSFAKKALLFSSVLALGAGVSASAADRLNGAGASFPAKIYQRWFAELAKSGGPQVNYQAVGSGSGRKAFIDQTVNFGASDDPMKAADMAKVKRGVVQIPMVGGTIAFGYNKPGCNLKLTQKQAVQVAMGKITDWKQVGCAAGPITWVHRSDGSGTTKAFTASLAAFSPEWTLGAGKSVKWPGKNAVGAKGNSGVAGVIQSKVGAIGYVNQSYIKGNVKAAALQNKSGEYVKPSFSSGAKALNGIKLDANLAGSNPNPTAKGAYPIATLTWVLAYKTGNGKNTNAIKKTFNFMLSDKAQSQADDMGFVPLKGGILSKARAAVNKIGN; via the coding sequence ATGAGCTTCGCCAAGAAGGCTCTTCTGTTCTCCTCCGTGCTCGCTCTTGGAGCCGGTGTTTCCGCTTCCGCTGCCGATCGTCTCAACGGTGCCGGAGCTTCCTTCCCCGCCAAGATTTATCAGCGTTGGTTCGCTGAACTGGCCAAATCCGGTGGCCCCCAGGTGAACTATCAGGCCGTGGGCTCCGGCTCCGGCCGCAAGGCTTTCATTGACCAGACCGTCAACTTCGGTGCCTCTGATGACCCGATGAAGGCCGCCGACATGGCCAAGGTGAAGCGCGGTGTGGTGCAGATCCCCATGGTGGGTGGCACGATTGCCTTCGGTTACAACAAGCCCGGCTGCAACCTGAAGCTCACCCAGAAGCAGGCCGTTCAGGTCGCCATGGGCAAAATCACCGACTGGAAGCAGGTCGGCTGCGCCGCTGGCCCGATCACCTGGGTGCACCGTTCTGATGGTTCCGGCACCACCAAGGCGTTCACCGCTTCTCTGGCTGCCTTCTCTCCTGAGTGGACCCTCGGCGCCGGTAAGTCCGTGAAGTGGCCCGGTAAGAACGCTGTGGGTGCCAAGGGCAACTCCGGTGTGGCCGGCGTCATCCAGAGCAAAGTGGGCGCCATCGGCTATGTGAACCAGTCCTACATCAAGGGCAACGTCAAGGCCGCTGCTCTCCAGAACAAGTCTGGTGAGTACGTGAAGCCCAGCTTCTCCTCCGGTGCCAAGGCTCTGAACGGCATCAAGCTCGATGCCAACCTGGCCGGCTCCAACCCCAACCCCACCGCCAAGGGTGCCTATCCCATCGCCACCCTCACCTGGGTGCTGGCCTATAAGACCGGCAACGGCAAAAACACCAACGCGATCAAGAAGACCTTCAACTTCATGCTGAGCGATAAGGCTCAGAGTCAGGCCGATGACATGGGCTTCGTTCCCCTCAAGGGCGGAATCCTCAGCAAGGCCCGCGCTGCTGTGAACAAGATCGGCAACTGA
- a CDS encoding 3'-5' exonuclease, with protein MESGAGASQLNLLSGFSEAMPVEPIPAAEPEPAASDDGPCTADPRTLLILDTETSGLDPEQDQCLEVGAILFDVPEREVLVQQSFLLPVDHNPAQAINHIAASATRCPQPWRDGLRYLQALMDTADLLVAHHAAFDRQWFGRGHLPAARAAWLCTMDDIRWPAELQLRPRPSVRDLALAHGIPVWAVHRALADCVYIAEVFKRRDDLETLIRLGLEPRLLMRAQVSFEQRHLAREAGFRWNDPVAGAWTRRLSAREAQALDFPVVALETSEPLAS; from the coding sequence ATGGAGAGCGGGGCTGGCGCATCGCAATTGAATCTGCTCTCGGGCTTCTCTGAAGCGATGCCTGTGGAGCCGATCCCTGCTGCGGAGCCAGAGCCAGCAGCTTCCGACGATGGTCCCTGCACGGCTGATCCGCGCACCCTCTTGATCCTCGACACGGAGACCAGCGGTCTCGACCCCGAGCAGGATCAATGCCTGGAGGTGGGAGCCATTTTGTTTGATGTGCCGGAGCGGGAGGTGTTGGTGCAGCAGTCGTTTCTGCTGCCGGTTGACCACAATCCCGCCCAGGCGATTAATCACATCGCCGCCAGCGCCACCCGCTGTCCCCAGCCCTGGCGCGATGGGCTGCGCTATCTCCAGGCCCTGATGGATACGGCGGATCTGCTCGTGGCCCATCACGCAGCCTTTGATCGCCAGTGGTTCGGTCGGGGCCATCTGCCCGCGGCCCGGGCCGCCTGGCTCTGCACCATGGACGACATTCGCTGGCCCGCCGAGCTGCAGCTGCGCCCCCGGCCTTCGGTGCGCGATCTCGCTCTGGCCCACGGCATTCCAGTCTGGGCCGTACACCGCGCCCTCGCCGACTGCGTGTACATCGCGGAGGTGTTCAAACGCCGCGATGATCTGGAGACCCTGATTCGGCTCGGGCTGGAACCGAGGCTGCTGATGCGCGCCCAGGTGTCGTTTGAGCAGCGCCATCTGGCCCGGGAGGCGGGATTCCGCTGGAACGATCCGGTGGCCGGGGCCTGGACCCGCCGCCTCAGTGCTCGGGAAGCCCAGGCGCTGGATTTCCCGGTGGTGGCACTGGAGACCTCCGAGCCCCTGGCCTCCTGA
- a CDS encoding peroxiredoxin has product MALGVGDSAPTIQLEDQNGVLRDSSALKGCCLVLFFYPKDETPGCTAEACGFRDNYSELQAQGAEVWGVSGDDIVSHRRFAERHQLPFPLLSDRDQSLRRAFGVPKTLGLLPSRVTYVIDGSGTIRHVFNNLLDGPAHVKEALRILQGLQGKA; this is encoded by the coding sequence ATGGCCCTTGGCGTCGGCGATTCAGCCCCAACCATCCAACTGGAGGATCAGAACGGTGTACTGCGGGACAGCAGTGCCCTCAAGGGCTGTTGTCTGGTGCTGTTTTTCTATCCCAAGGACGAAACACCGGGATGCACCGCCGAGGCCTGCGGGTTCCGGGACAACTACAGCGAGCTTCAGGCCCAGGGCGCGGAGGTCTGGGGGGTGAGCGGGGATGACATCGTCAGTCATCGGCGGTTCGCCGAGCGGCATCAGCTGCCCTTTCCCTTGTTGAGCGATCGCGACCAGAGCCTGCGCCGCGCCTTCGGCGTACCCAAAACCCTGGGCCTGCTGCCATCGCGGGTCACCTACGTGATCGATGGATCCGGCACGATTCGGCATGTGTTCAACAACCTGCTCGATGGCCCCGCCCATGTGAAAGAGGCGCTAAGAATCCTTCAGGGCCTTCAGGGCAAGGCATGA
- a CDS encoding DUF1350 family protein, translating to MSRWRRSGECWCLWPAQPRALIDFIGGSYLAATPQISYRRLLEGLAQQGWAIHAWSYVPAFDHQLQARQAWDAFRSCRNNLIQRMGDLPQSLRVGHSLGCKLHLLAPDGGRNSSGLAALSFNNFAADRSIPLLGNLAPSLGVSTEFSPSPEETLRLIARHYLPARNLVVRFGNDSLDQSAALLACLQSRPGDQSTWLQMEGDHLTPASAGLRQGLLGDWADDPKRSRRLRQLTEALVAWAR from the coding sequence ATGAGCCGCTGGCGACGATCTGGGGAATGCTGGTGTCTCTGGCCCGCCCAACCCCGCGCTCTGATCGACTTCATCGGTGGCAGCTACCTAGCGGCGACGCCCCAGATCAGTTATCGGCGCTTGCTGGAAGGGCTGGCGCAGCAGGGATGGGCGATTCACGCCTGGAGCTACGTGCCGGCCTTCGACCACCAGCTGCAGGCCAGACAGGCCTGGGATGCCTTCCGGAGCTGCCGCAACAACCTGATCCAGCGGATGGGTGATCTACCCCAATCGCTCCGGGTCGGCCACAGCCTCGGCTGCAAACTGCATCTGCTGGCTCCGGATGGCGGTCGCAACAGCAGCGGTCTTGCCGCCCTCAGCTTCAACAACTTCGCGGCCGATCGCTCGATCCCCCTGCTCGGCAACCTGGCACCGAGCCTGGGGGTGAGCACGGAGTTCAGCCCGAGCCCGGAGGAAACCCTGCGCCTGATCGCACGCCACTACCTGCCAGCCCGCAACCTGGTGGTGCGCTTCGGCAACGACAGCCTCGATCAAAGCGCGGCGCTGCTCGCCTGCCTCCAGAGCCGTCCCGGCGACCAGAGCACCTGGCTGCAGATGGAGGGGGATCACTTGACGCCCGCCAGTGCCGGGCTGCGTCAGGGCCTGCTGGGCGACTGGGCCGATGATCCCAAACGCAGTCGCAGGCTGCGGCAACTGACTGAAGCCCTGGTGGCCTGGGCGCGCTGA